In Antechinus flavipes isolate AdamAnt ecotype Samford, QLD, Australia chromosome 3, AdamAnt_v2, whole genome shotgun sequence, a genomic segment contains:
- the GPR160 gene encoding probable G-protein coupled receptor 160: MYVSPNNHTFPLPSSPGPPLLDPSCTVLSITLVKTLLNILMLAIRRKDTCSSLLECFCISVVFVDFLLLMVLSFIAYFQDFALWGVRFTKYHICLLPQILSFAYGFLHCPVFLLAGVDHYLNISKMSKVSHLGRNIFYFFTVILIWIASLAYVLGDSVIYVSLSKQPFSSYHCPFYVSIQSYWLSLFMLGVLLVVFGTCWSEVLTLTRSVRIISYMKETALYFPLAPDWDPMVICKKQLLTKLLICFLGTWLPFVFLQIIILFLDIRIPAYVEMNITWLYFINSFLIAAVYWFRSHELKVTETFLHMDSYVNWKFCFIPFTIHHTEKTEKTAAVIAC, encoded by the coding sequence atgtatgtTTCTCCGAACAATCACACCTTTCCGCTCCCATCATCTCCTGGCCCCCCACTTCTGGACCCCAGCTGCACGGTACTCTCCATCACCCTGGTGAAAACTTTGCTCAACATCCTGATGCTCGCCATTCGGAGAAAGGACACCTGCAGCAGCCTTCTGGAATGTTTCTGCATATCCGTGGTCTTTGTTGACTTCTTGCTTCTGATGGTCTTATCTTTTATAGCTTATTTCCAGGACTTTGCCCTCTGGGGCGTTCGGTTTACAAAATACCACATCTGCCTGTTACCTCAGATTTTGTCCTTTGCCTACGGCTTCCTGCACTGCCCAGTCTTTCTTCTTGCCGGTGTGGATCACTACCTGAATATCTCAAAGATGTCGAAGGTTTCACACTTGGGCCGaaacatcttttatttctttacagTCATCCTTATTTGGATAGCATCTCTCGCCTATGTTTTGGGAGACTCCGTGATCTACGTAAGCCTGAGTAAACAGCCCTTTTCTTCCTACCACTGCCCTTTCTACGTTAGCATTCAAAGCTACTGGCTGTCCCTTTTCATGCTGGGGGTTCTCCTGGTGGTTTTCGGAACTTGCTGGTCTGAAGTCTTGACCCTGACTCGGTCCGTTCGCATCATTTCCTATATGAAGGAGACTGCTCTGTACTTTCCCCTTGCACCGGACTGGGATCCCATGGTCATCTGTAAAAAGCAGCTCTTGACCAagcttttgatctgttttcttggAACTTGGCTCCCATTTGTTTTCCTTCAGATAATCATTCTGTTTCTGGACATACGGATTCCAGCCTATGTGGAGATGAACATCACCTGGTTGTATTTTATTAACAGTTTTCTCATTGCTGCAGTTTACTGGTTCAGGAGTCATGAGCTTAAGGTAACAGAAACTTTTTTACACATGGACTCATATGTCAACTGGAAGTTCTGCTTTATTCCGTTCACGATTCATCatacagagaaaacagaaaaaactgcAGCAGTAATAGCCTGTTAA